One region of Oculatellaceae cyanobacterium genomic DNA includes:
- a CDS encoding MFS transporter: MTQSPNTSILVKLVLLLASSMTVMAGATISPALPSMAKAFSSTPNVSLLIPLVLTMPALFIAICGTASGAVIDKWGRKNLLLLSLALYGVAGTSGFFLSSLSAILVGRAVLGVAVAGIMTTCTTLVADYFAGEQRHQFMGIQASFMSFGGVLFLTLGGFLAQANWRSPFLIYLFAFLVLPLAAYAIYEPQKAEVQINHSLNEENVNWPLKQLALVYSLALGGMIIFYMIPVKLPFLLSDLKLGNAAQAGMAIACSTLASGITSTQFQRVRAKFNFSAITSFVFLLMGIGYAVIAISSTYVQILLGLIISGLGMGLLIPNLNVGLVEIIPLKLRGRAVGGLTTAIFLGQFLSPLVSQPISNATSLSFSYLIMGIFMLLLALGFGWTQFKPKPKLS; this comes from the coding sequence ATGACACAATCACCGAACACCAGCATCTTAGTCAAACTGGTTTTGCTCCTAGCCAGTAGCATGACTGTCATGGCTGGAGCAACCATTTCACCTGCGCTACCGAGCATGGCAAAGGCATTTAGCAGTACACCGAATGTATCGCTTTTAATACCCCTGGTGCTAACTATGCCTGCTCTATTTATTGCTATATGCGGAACAGCATCAGGTGCTGTAATTGATAAGTGGGGACGCAAAAACCTTTTATTGTTATCCCTGGCGTTATACGGCGTAGCTGGAACTTCAGGGTTCTTTCTGAGTTCACTATCTGCCATTTTGGTAGGTCGGGCAGTTTTAGGAGTTGCAGTAGCAGGAATTATGACTACCTGCACAACTTTAGTTGCTGACTATTTCGCGGGAGAACAACGCCATCAGTTTATGGGTATCCAAGCGTCATTTATGTCGTTTGGTGGGGTTTTGTTTTTAACTTTAGGCGGTTTTTTGGCACAAGCTAATTGGCGATCGCCTTTTTTAATTTATCTATTTGCCTTTCTTGTCCTGCCTTTAGCTGCTTATGCAATTTATGAACCTCAAAAAGCTGAGGTTCAAATTAACCATTCTCTCAATGAAGAAAATGTTAATTGGCCATTGAAGCAATTGGCGCTAGTTTATAGTCTAGCTTTAGGAGGAATGATCATTTTTTACATGATTCCTGTGAAGTTACCCTTCCTCTTATCAGACCTGAAACTAGGTAATGCGGCACAAGCAGGAATGGCGATCGCTTGCAGTACATTAGCTAGCGGAATTACATCAACACAATTTCAAAGGGTAAGAGCAAAATTCAATTTTTCTGCTATTACATCTTTTGTATTTCTCTTAATGGGGATTGGTTATGCAGTAATTGCCATATCTAGTACTTATGTACAAATCCTGCTAGGATTAATCATTAGTGGCTTGGGAATGGGCTTGTTGATCCCTAATCTTAATGTTGGCTTGGTAGAAATCATTCCCTTAAAATTGCGGGGTCGTGCTGTCGGAGGACTAACAACGGCAATATTTTTGGGTCAGTTTTTATCTCCGTTGGTAAGTCAACCAATTAGTAATGCCACCAGTTTAAGCTTTTCTTACCTAATCATGGGTATTTTTATGCTGTTATTAGCACTAGGTTTTGGTTGGACTCAGTTTAAGCCAAAACCCAAGTTATCCTAA